The following proteins are co-located in the Chloroflexota bacterium genome:
- a CDS encoding GNAT family N-acetyltransferase yields the protein MCSQFYTVRLTTDKAELHAFLQRDPIYGAYAIGDLEDVHFSQCTWYLAESAGQGKALMLIYQGLEPPVLFCMGDVAGIAEIFRRGMLPGTMYMSAQVEHLPIFQQRYDFRLDRVRPMWRMTVTPERFLPVDAPIGANRTWKLRCLGISDVEALVTLYSAGGAFVPDAFSPSQVPEGVFVGLEHAGELLAVAGTHLVAPTWAVAAVGNLYTHPAWRGRGFGQLVTTAVTRELLSRGMLVVLNVDGDNAAAIRVYQKLGYQSYCPFFEGIGVEKTCDQVARYGLVVDKK from the coding sequence ATGTGCTCCCAATTCTACACGGTACGCTTAACAACCGATAAAGCCGAGTTGCATGCCTTCCTGCAGAGGGATCCCATTTACGGTGCTTATGCAATCGGTGACCTGGAAGATGTGCATTTTTCGCAGTGCACCTGGTACCTGGCTGAAAGTGCTGGTCAGGGTAAAGCCCTGATGCTGATCTATCAGGGTCTGGAGCCGCCAGTTCTTTTCTGCATGGGTGACGTGGCCGGTATCGCCGAGATATTTCGCCGGGGTATGCTGCCAGGTACCATGTACATGAGTGCCCAGGTCGAGCACCTGCCCATCTTTCAGCAGCGCTACGATTTTCGGCTGGATAGGGTGCGACCCATGTGGCGCATGACTGTAACTCCTGAGAGGTTCCTTCCGGTCGATGCGCCGATTGGAGCGAATCGTACCTGGAAGTTGCGTTGCCTGGGCATCTCTGATGTGGAGGCATTGGTCACCTTGTACAGCGCGGGTGGTGCTTTCGTTCCCGATGCCTTCTCGCCCTCACAGGTGCCCGAGGGTGTTTTTGTTGGGCTGGAACATGCTGGTGAGTTGCTGGCTGTTGCAGGCACGCATCTGGTGGCGCCCACCTGGGCCGTGGCGGCGGTGGGCAACCTTTACACCCATCCGGCATGGCGAGGCCGCGGGTTCGGACAACTGGTAACCACTGCTGTCACCCGCGAGCTTTTGAGTCGAGGTATGTTGGTCGTACTCAACGTAGATGGCGATAATGCCGCTGCTATTCGGGTCTATCAGAAGTTGGGCTACCAGAGTTACTGTCCCTTTTTTGAGGGAATAGGCGTTGAGAAGACTTGTGATCAGGTCGCCAGATACGGCCTGGTCGTCGACAAAAAATAG
- a CDS encoding carbohydrate kinase family protein — protein MTIVVTGSVAFDNLLTYPGYFKDQILPEHIDKLSVSFLADTKESYMGGTGPNIAFSLALLGNRPKLMGAAGKDFAPFREWLEEKGVDTSAMGIFQDEFTATFTVLTDLDHNQIASFYTGAMARARELSLGDLGLDSEDLVIISPNDPEAMQKTAQECRELNVPFVYDPSQQLARMAGPELVESMQGARVLTVNEYEYEMVKQKSGLDEAAILDKVDVIVVTLGAKGSSVIGKDFRMEVEPANARQITEPTGVGDAYRAGLMTGMVHGFSWEVACRMASLAAVYVIEQSGTMNHNYHLDEFVERYRQEFGDAPELAELLASGASGV, from the coding sequence ATGACCATTGTAGTAACCGGTTCGGTCGCTTTTGACAATCTGTTAACCTATCCTGGCTATTTCAAGGACCAGATCCTGCCCGAGCACATCGATAAGCTGAGTGTCAGTTTTCTGGCCGATACCAAGGAAAGTTACATGGGTGGTACTGGCCCTAACATTGCATTCAGTCTCGCTCTCCTGGGCAACCGTCCCAAGCTGATGGGCGCAGCCGGTAAGGACTTTGCCCCTTTCCGTGAATGGTTGGAGGAGAAGGGCGTGGATACCTCCGCCATGGGGATCTTTCAGGATGAATTCACAGCCACCTTCACGGTGCTTACCGATCTGGATCACAATCAGATCGCCAGCTTCTATACCGGTGCCATGGCTCGTGCCAGGGAGCTTTCTTTGGGTGATCTGGGCCTCGATTCCGAGGATCTGGTGATCATTTCTCCTAACGACCCGGAAGCGATGCAAAAGACAGCTCAGGAATGCCGGGAACTCAATGTCCCATTCGTCTATGACCCCAGTCAACAACTGGCTCGTATGGCAGGTCCTGAACTGGTGGAGTCGATGCAAGGGGCTCGCGTCTTGACAGTCAACGAGTATGAGTATGAGATGGTCAAACAAAAGAGTGGTCTCGACGAGGCTGCCATTCTTGACAAGGTGGATGTGATAGTTGTCACCCTTGGGGCCAAGGGCTCGTCTGTCATCGGTAAGGATTTTCGCATGGAGGTCGAGCCTGCCAATGCGCGGCAGATCACCGAACCCACCGGCGTCGGTGATGCCTACCGGGCTGGGCTCATGACCGGTATGGTACACGGCTTTTCCTGGGAAGTCGCCTGCCGGATGGCCAGCCTGGCCGCTGTTTATGTGATCGAGCAGTCGGGCACCATGAACCACAACTACCATCTTGACGAGTTTGTCGAGCGATATCGCCAGGAATTCGGCGACGCGCCGGAGTTGGCGGAATTGCTGGCGAGCGGGGCGAGTGGAGTGTAG